A window of Tursiops truncatus isolate mTurTru1 chromosome 8, mTurTru1.mat.Y, whole genome shotgun sequence contains these coding sequences:
- the LOC101335834 gene encoding hemoglobin subunit beta-like, translated as MVHLTGEEKSAVTALWGKVNVEEVGGEALGRLLVVYPWTQRFFESFGDLSTADAVMKNPNVKKHGQKVLASFGEGLKHLDDLKGTFAALSELHCDKLHVDPENFRLLGNVLVVVLARHFGKEFTPELQSAYQKVVAGVATALAHKYH; from the exons ATGGTGCATCTGACTGGTGAGGAGAAGTCTGCCGTCACTGCCCTATGGGGCAAGGTGAACGTGGAGGAAGTTGGTGGTGAGGCCCTGGGCAG GCTGCTGGTTGTCTACCCCTGGACTCAGAGGTTCTTTGAGTCCTTTGGGGACCTGTCCACTGCTGATGCTGTTATGAAAAACCCTAACGTGAAGAAACATGGCCAAAAGGTGCTAGCCTCCTTTGGTGAGGGCCTGAAGCATCTCGATGACCTCAAGGGTACGTTTGCTGCGCTGAGTGAGCTGCACTGTGACAAGCTGCACGTGGATCCTGAGAACTTCAGG CTCCTAGGCAATGTGCTGGTGGTTGTGCTGGCTCGCCACTTTGGCAAGGAATTCACCCCGGAGCTTCAGTCTGCCTATCAGAAGGTGGTGGCCGGTGTGGCTACTGCCTTGGCCCACAAGTACCATTGA